In the genome of Clostridiales bacterium, one region contains:
- a CDS encoding beta-glucosidase — MNLKFPKNFILGAATAAYQIEGGRHEDGKGDSNWDKFCDIPGNIDRNETGEVACDHYHRFKEDVAKMKEMHLDGYRFSVAWTRIIPDGDGEVNQKGIDFYNSLIDELIAAGIEPMLTMFHWDLPQALADRGGWLNPDSVKWYTRYAEVLFDAFGGKVKKFITFNEPFVFTDFGYVTGSFPPGIKGDYRAKLLAAHHVLMSHGSAVKLYRTKNLGGEIGITFDYAYNCPATKSKEDIEAAKLANEFWAGWYFEPVACGDYPKHAKKWFGERGLLPEITKEDMKLITEPVDFIGINHYFVNYVAADKSNTREGTRHVYPSVHHSDMDWPITEDGFYELLKYLQSVLKVPLYITENGISLNDIVTLDGTIEDYDRIDYMKRYLGKLSQAIAEGLDCRGYYYWSLMDNMEWAAGYKPRFGLIHVDYATQKRTIKRSGEWYRSLIDQKNGQNK, encoded by the coding sequence ATGAACTTGAAATTCCCCAAAAACTTTATATTAGGCGCTGCCACCGCGGCGTATCAGATCGAGGGCGGCAGGCACGAGGACGGCAAGGGCGACAGCAACTGGGATAAGTTTTGCGATATCCCCGGCAATATCGATCGCAACGAAACGGGCGAGGTCGCCTGCGATCATTATCACAGGTTCAAAGAGGACGTTGCCAAAATGAAGGAGATGCACCTCGACGGCTATCGGTTCTCGGTGGCGTGGACGCGCATTATCCCCGACGGCGACGGCGAGGTCAATCAAAAGGGTATCGACTTTTATAATTCGCTTATCGACGAGCTTATCGCGGCGGGTATCGAGCCCATGCTCACGATGTTCCACTGGGATCTTCCGCAGGCGTTAGCAGACAGAGGCGGCTGGCTCAATCCCGATAGCGTCAAGTGGTACACGCGCTACGCCGAAGTGCTGTTCGACGCGTTCGGCGGCAAGGTCAAAAAGTTCATTACGTTCAACGAGCCGTTCGTGTTCACCGATTTCGGGTACGTTACTGGCTCGTTCCCGCCCGGCATAAAGGGCGATTACAGAGCGAAGCTTCTCGCTGCGCACCACGTGCTTATGAGCCACGGCTCGGCAGTCAAGCTTTACAGGACAAAGAACCTCGGCGGCGAGATAGGAATAACCTTCGACTATGCGTACAACTGCCCCGCAACGAAGAGCAAAGAGGATATCGAGGCGGCGAAGCTCGCTAACGAGTTCTGGGCGGGCTGGTACTTCGAGCCGGTAGCGTGCGGCGACTATCCCAAGCACGCCAAAAAGTGGTTCGGCGAGCGCGGCTTGCTTCCCGAAATAACCAAAGAGGACATGAAGCTCATAACCGAGCCCGTCGACTTTATCGGCATAAACCATTATTTCGTAAACTACGTAGCCGCCGACAAATCGAACACCCGCGAGGGCACGCGGCACGTGTATCCGTCCGTACATCATTCGGACATGGACTGGCCGATCACCGAGGACGGGTTCTACGAGCTGTTGAAGTATTTGCAGTCTGTGCTCAAAGTTCCGCTGTATATAACCGAGAACGGCATATCGCTCAACGATATAGTAACGCTCGACGGCACGATTGAGGACTACGATAGGATCGACTACATGAAGCGGTATCTCGGCAAGCTGTCGCAGGCTATTGCGGAAGGGCTGGACTGCCGCGGCTACTACTATTGGAGCTTGATGGATAACATGGAATGGGCGGCGGGATACAAACCGCGTTTCGGACTCATACACGTAGACTATGCCACGCAAAAGCGCACGATCAAGCGCAGCGGCGAATGGTATAGATCACTTATCGACCAAAAGAACGGTCAAAACAAGTAA